The DNA window ACGATTCGACAACATCTCCGTTCCGTTAGCTGCAATGGCAGAACCCGCGGAAATACCTCCACCTTGTGAGTATTGAAGCGGTGTAACAAAACTTTTTAATAAGAGTAAAGAAAATACCTGACGATTTAATTCTTGTTCATCAATCAATAAGCTTTTTACTTTCGATAATGTATTTTCATCAATGGTAGGTAAATCAACGCCGAACGAAATATTTGGTGTAAGAAGCGTTTCTTTCATGTACAACTTACAATCAACCGGATAGCGACGTTTGTATACGCCTGTTGAGTCATATGGAAACAATGGAGCAATGGATGCTCTTTGTTTGTAATTGGCGGTTATATTAATTTCCGCGTCGTACGGACTACCACTCCAATTTATTGTACTTCCCTTTTGAATATCGAATTTCTTGGTGATAAAATTTTCCAATGTAAACATGTAATCTCCGGTGGTAATGACATATTCTCCAAACATATCAAACTTTCCAAGATTATTAATTTTTAATCGTAAATCACCTTTTCCTCTCGCCTTAATGATATCACCGCTTTTCTCATCAAAAATAATTTGTGCTTCCGCGTCAGGTGTTGCCGTTAATTGCATGTCTAAAGTAAAGCCGGATTTCATTAACACATCCGCTTTTTTAATGGTATCTTTCTTTACGAATTTAATAAATCCTGTTTCTGAAACTTCAGATGGATTATCAAGTGGTATAGTAAATATGGTTCCCTTTTCGGTTTTCGCGTTCGTGATTTGAATTTCCACATTATTAATAAAACCATAAATACCAACGTTACCACTCGCATAAGCCTTGCCATAGAACGGTTCCGTTTCGTTTCGCGGTTTATTTAGCACCAACATGTTTTTGAAATTCAAATCGTAGTCGATTCGCATGTTCTTAAAATTGTCGTGGAAAATATTTCCGTTTAAGGTTCCGTTAAAAACGGTTTTCTTGGTTACATCATCGCCTATCTTTAAATCCTCAAAGCGAATCTGATCCGGCATCACCTCCACATTCCCGATAACATTATAGGTCACATTCAGATAATCTACTTTCATTTCACAAAGAATGATTTTGAAATTTCCGTTGATAGCAGGCTTTGCCGGTGTACCGGTAATTTTCGCGCTTCCGGCGATTAAACAAGGTTTAAATGATAAAATACCTTCAAGGTAACGATTCAATATTTTCAAGTTCGCCGGATTTGCGTTAAAACCAATATCCAAACTTTCTTCTTTTCTATCGGTATAATAGTAACCGTTAAAGCTTATGTTTTTGATAACATCACCATTAAAATTGGTAAAACCAAGCGTTGTAAATCCATCCAGATAAATGTATTTATAGGCATTAAAGTACTCGGCATTTAATTCTCCTTGCCCCAAATTATTATCATTAATATCGAGTTTATTAAAATTAAGTTTACTGCTGAATACAAGATTACCGGAGTGCTTTTGTAAGGAGAAGCCGCCATCCACAATACCTTTTACTTTTAAGGCGTCGCCAATAAACGGACTTAACTGAGTTAAATCGAAATTAGCCAATTGGAAAACCAATTTATCCTTTGGTGCGTTCGATAAGGTACCATTGATACTTAACTTTTGAATGCCATTGGCAAAAACCAGAGGATTAATCGTAAGAGCTCCGGATGAATCAACAACCGTGTTACCACTTGTAATCATGTTCCATGTACTGTCTCTTACAGTTAAAAAGAATTGTTCGTAGCTGATATTAGCAGTGTTGTTTTCAAATATCATACGACCAAAAAGCTTACCTGCATTATTCGGAACCGTTTTATTATTCCATTCGAGATTGTATTTCGTGTTTTTATCGTTCGACACTAAATACATAAAGTAATTATTAATGGAAATACTATCCGTTAAATTTATTTTGTCGGATTTTAATACCAGATTGACTTTATTATTTTTTGAATAAGACTCTATTCGATTATTGGAAAAACGAACTCCTTTATATCTGATAGAATCCGATTTCATGTTAAGGTTAAATATATTTTTTGAAGCATCGAAATCACCATCAAAAACAGAATTAGGACTCACCGATAAATCATTTATGAATAAATCGCGAATGGTATTAAATTTTTTAACGGTAATTTTATATTTAAAATAATCCGTGTATACGTTTTTACCCTTTGGTTTACTCACAAAGGCAGGATAATACGAATAGAGAAGAGTGTGGAATGCACCCTCCAGGTTTGATAATTTAAATGGTCCGTTAACACTGAAATTAAAAACATTTGAATTCAGACGAATGTTTTTCTCAACAGCTTGCTGCTCCAGATGTAAATCGAAGGTGCTTACTTTGTGTTCCTTTTCCTCTGTTTTATATATCGTGTTATCAAAATTGATTAATCCGGAAAGATTATCAATATTGTCGCCTTGTAAATCCATAATGATTTGTGATGATATATATCCATCCTCTTTCGAATTAATAAAACCAAGGCGCTTAAGATTTAATTTATTAATTGTTGAGATAAAATCGATGTCGGGAACTTTGCCTGTAAAATCTACGCTACCATTAAAATCAAAATCAGCATTGGCATCCTTACTTATTAAATTTCCTTTAAATATTCTCTTTTGAATAGTACCGTCGATGTTTATGTTTTGATAAACGTAATTGTTATAACTGAAAGCAGCAATCTTACCATTCAGCTCCGCATTCAAATCCTTTAAAGTTATTCCGGAACCTTTAATTTTTGAATTTACCGTTAAGGCGCCCAGATTAGGGATATTTAATAATTTTCCCAAATGAAAACTTTCCGATACCAATAAGCCTTGATATTTTACTTTTTGCTTGGCGGTATCAATTTGCAAAGCTAAGTCGGTGTATGCTTTACCAAGTGCTGTTCGAAAGGTTCCTTTGGAAATAAAGTCATAATAATAGCCTTTTAACTCTCCGCTGTAATCCACCGTTCCTAGTCTGGCAACCTCAGATGGCAAACTTAGATTTTCTCCTTTCGTAAATGGGAATAATGGAATTTTTTCAAGATCACTTTTGGATGTAGAAAGATGTTGTGCCTTAAAATCAAAAAACGTATTATTAATATCCGGCAATCCTTTTATAGCTAAATCACCCGCGAAAATGGTATGATCACCAAAAGCCAGATACAAACTTTGCGTTTTGAAATCCTTCACATAGCCTTCAAAATTTCCGTTCACCTTCAATGATTTGTTCAATCCTTTCAGCTCTTTAGCAAAATAAGCGATATCATTAAAATGAACCAATGTTCCATCTACCAACATTCCGCTAATCTTTACACTATCAATAAACTCTTGGTAAGCCCGCCAGTTTTTATATTGAAAAGCTAAACTTCCTTGCACTTTACTATTCGGCGTTTCGAGGGTCAGCGCCTTACAAATTAAACTTTGCGGACCTACTTTAGCTTGAGTCGTTAGATTCTTCAACACTACACCGGAATGCTCTTCAGCATACAAACCTTTTATGTTTGCGAAAAAAGTTTCATCTATAATTTTAATTTCGCTGAATTCGCCCGACACATGCTTAACATGAATATTATTGTAATTCATATAGTCTTTTACCTCTGTATTATGACGTTCGTTACGATAGGTGAAATCCACATTATCTACGATTAGTGTTCCATATTTTATTTTCCAAGGTGAAGTACCGGATTTGGTAGTATCCGTGGAAGCAAAATAATCCGCTAAATGCTCGAAATTAAATTTGTCGGTTGATTTGTAACGAACAATCTTTACCGTTGTGTTCTTAACCAGAACACGATCAATATTTAAAGTTTTCTTTTCATAATCGAAATTACTTAAATCAACTTTTAAAGTAGATGCATAAACCAACGTATCGTGATTGTTGTCTTCAACAAACACATCCTTTAATTCCGCAGTTTTAATAAAATGAAGATGAACCGCTCCTACTTCAACACGTGTACCTAATTCAGAAGACAAATATGCAGTGGCTCTTTGTCCGAGCCAGGTTTGAACGCTATCTGTATTTACGGCAATAATCAGAAATACGAGCAAAAGAATAACCAGAACAAACAGATATTTGAGTGTTTTCAGTAATATTCTTGTAATTTTGCCCACTACGGCCATAAGCTATAAAGTTACAAATATTTGGCAGGATGAAAAATGACGAAGTATACATATTAGCAATAGAATCGAGCTGCGATGATACTTCGTGCGCTGTCTTAAAAAACGATGCGGTATTAGCAAATGTTACAGCCAATCAGAAAATTCATGAGCAATATGGCGGTGTAATTCCCGAATTAGCAAGCCGCGACCATCAAAAAAACATTGTTCCTGTGGTGGATGCAGCCATTCAAAAAGCCGGTGTTAAAATATCACAAATATCTGCGATTGCCTTTACGAAAGGTCCCGGTTTAATGGGCAGTTTATTGGTTGGGGCGAGCTTTGCCAAATCAATGGCAATGGCTTTACAAATTCCGCTGATTGAAGTGAATCACATGCAGGCACATATTTTAGCGCATTTTATTAGAGAAAATAGGTCGGAGTTGGGAGTTGGGAGTCCGGAGAATGTTACCAAAACTACAAACTACGAACTACGAACTCCCAACTTCCCCTTCCTGTGTCTAACGGTGAGCGGGGGTCATACACAAATCGTGAAAATTCATTCGCATTTGGATTTTGAATTGTTAGGCGAAACCATTGATGATGCGGTTGGCGAAGCTTTTGATAAAGCGGCAAAAATAATCGGACTACCATATCCCGGCGGACCAATGGTAGATAAGCTGGCACAAAGTGGAAATCCAAATAAATTCACGTTTTCTACACCACATGTCAATGATTTGAATTACAGTTTCAGTGGTATTAAAACTTCGTTTTTATACTTTATTCAGAATAATGTAAAAACGAATCCTGATTTTATAAAGGAAAACATCAATGACATTTGCGCCTCGTATCAAAATCATTTAATAAAAGTGCTCTTACATAATATCGAAATAGCGGCGAAACGTCATCATATAAACGACATTGCGATTTCAGGCGGTGTTTCTGCCAATAGTGAATTAAGAAAACAATTAATGGCGCTTGGAGAAAAAAACAAGTGGACTGTATTCATTCCACCATTCGAGTATTGTACCGATAATGCCGCCATGATTGGAATTACTGCTTACTATAAATATTTGAAACAAGATTTTTGCGGATTAGATGAAGTACCGCAGGCAAGGTTTGGGTTATAATTTCCTGTCAGTTCGAGCGTTTCCTGTCAGTTCGTCCCGATAGTTATCGGGAGTAGTCGAGAACTAAACAACTATCATTACAACGTCTCGCTCCGGCTCGACATGACATTCGTTTTAATTTGTCATTCCGACCGCAGGGAGGGATCTGTTCTTTTTCTTTTCCCGCGGATAGCGCAGATTTTCGCGGAATCTAATTCGTGTTTATTCGTGTAATTCGTGGCTAAAAAGATGTCTCGACTTCGCTCGACATGACACTCGTTGCAATTTGTCATTCCGACCGCAGGGAGGAATCTGTTCTTTTTCTTTTCCCGCGGATAGCGCAGATTTTCGCGGAATTTAATTCGTGTTTATTCGTGTAATTCATGGCTAAAAAGATGTCTCGACTTCGCTCGACATGACACTCGTTGTAATTTGTCATTCCGACCGTAGGGAGGAATCTTTTTTTTCTTTTCCCGCGGATAGCGCAGACCTGTGCATCGAAGCGATGTGTAGATGCTTTTTCGCGGAATCTAATTCGGGGCTCTTTTTTCATTTATTATTTTGTGTTATATGTCGCGAGGCACAGCTCGCGATGGAGAACATTACCTCTTCATTAAACATTAAACGCATAACATATAATAAGAAATGTTTAAGTTTTGTAGGCCATAAATAATATCCTTGGCCTCTCAGACTCTGCATCTCTGTGTTGAAATAAAGATGTCTCGACTGCGCTCGACATGACAGTTTAAATCCATTCGTCATTCCGACCGTAGGGAGGAATCTTTTTTTCTTTTTCCGTCATTGCAAGGTCGAGCTTTTCGCCTCGACCGAAGCAATCTCTACAAATAAGGATTGCTTCGTCGTCCCTCCTCGCAATGACGAAGACATGATGGTTCTCTGCTAATAATCCTCTGATTTCAAACAAATTGCAATACCAAATTAATTTCTGAATTTATAACATTTCAAGAATTTAAATCTTAAATTAGCACTTTACAAAATCAAATTATGAACTACGATGTTATTGTTATAGGAAGCGGTCCGGGCGGTTATGTTACTGCCATTCGCGCTTCACAATTAGGTTTTAAAACCGCCATTATTGAAAAAGAAAATTTAGGTGGTATTTGTTTAAACTGGGGATGTATTCCAACGAAAGCATTATTAAAAAGTGCTCAGGTATTTGAATATTTAAATCACGCAAAAGATTACGGAATTAGTGCAGATAATATCAAAGCTGATTTTGGTGCCGTTATTAAACGTAGCCGCGATGTGGCCGACGGAATGAGTAAAGGCATTCAGTTTTTGATGAAGAAAAATAAAATTGATGTCATCATGGGCACGGCTAAAGTAAAGCCGGGCAAAAAAGTGGAAGTTAAAGGTGCCGATGGAAAAGTAACTGTATACGATGGTAAACACATTATCATTGCAACAGGAGCACGTTCCCGTCAGTTACCTAATTTACCACAAGACGGTAAGAAAATTATTGGTTACCGCGAAGCGATGAGCTTACCAAAACAACCTAAGAGTTTAGTGGTTGTAGGTTCAGGTGCTATTGGTGTTGAGTTTGCTTACTTCTATGCAACAATGGGAACCAAAGTAACCATCGTTGAATTCATGCCGAACATTGTTCCGGTTGAAGATGAAGAAGTATCAAAGCAATTAGAGAAATCTTTCAAAAAAGTTGGTATCGAAATCATGACAGAAGCTTCTGTTGAAAGTGTGGATACCAAAGGAACAGATTGCAAAGTGCATGTTAAAACAAAAACCGGAAATGTTGTTCTTGATTCTGAAATCGTTTTATCTGCGGTAGGAATTGCTGCAAACATTGAAGGAATTGGTTTAGAAGAAACAGGTATTAAAACAGACAAAGGAAAAATCTTAACCGATAAATATTACGCTACGAATGTACCGGGTTATTATGCCATTGGTGATTGCGTAGGCGGACAAGCCTTAGCACACGTTGCTAGTGCAGAAGGAATTACCTGCGTTGAGAAAATCAAAGGCATGCACGTTGACCCTATTGATTACAATAACATTCCGGGTTGTACATATTGCCAACCTGAAATTGCTTCTGTTGGATTTACTGAGAAGAAAGCAAAAGAAGCCGGTTATACAGTTAAAGTTGGTAAGTTTCCATTCTCTGCATCAGGTAAAGCAAAAGCTGCCGGCGCATCCGATGGATTTATTAAATTAATCTTTGACGCTAAATACGGTGAGTTATTAGGCGCGCACATGATTGGTGCTAACGTTACAGAAATGGTAGCAGAATGTGTGGCTGTTCGTAAATTAGAAACAACAGGTCACGAATTAATTAAAACTGTTCACCCTCACCCTACCATGAGCGAAGCAATCATGGA is part of the Bacteroidota bacterium genome and encodes:
- a CDS encoding translocation/assembly module TamB codes for the protein MAVVGKITRILLKTLKYLFVLVILLLVFLIIAVNTDSVQTWLGQRATAYLSSELGTRVEVGAVHLHFIKTAELKDVFVEDNNHDTLVYASTLKVDLSNFDYEKKTLNIDRVLVKNTTVKIVRYKSTDKFNFEHLADYFASTDTTKSGTSPWKIKYGTLIVDNVDFTYRNERHNTEVKDYMNYNNIHVKHVSGEFSEIKIIDETFFANIKGLYAEEHSGVVLKNLTTQAKVGPQSLICKALTLETPNSKVQGSLAFQYKNWRAYQEFIDSVKISGMLVDGTLVHFNDIAYFAKELKGLNKSLKVNGNFEGYVKDFKTQSLYLAFGDHTIFAGDLAIKGLPDINNTFFDFKAQHLSTSKSDLEKIPLFPFTKGENLSLPSEVARLGTVDYSGELKGYYYDFISKGTFRTALGKAYTDLALQIDTAKQKVKYQGLLVSESFHLGKLLNIPNLGALTVNSKIKGSGITLKDLNAELNGKIAAFSYNNYVYQNINIDGTIQKRIFKGNLISKDANADFDFNGSVDFTGKVPDIDFISTINKLNLKRLGFINSKEDGYISSQIIMDLQGDNIDNLSGLINFDNTIYKTEEKEHKVSTFDLHLEQQAVEKNIRLNSNVFNFSVNGPFKLSNLEGAFHTLLYSYYPAFVSKPKGKNVYTDYFKYKITVKKFNTIRDLFINDLSVSPNSVFDGDFDASKNIFNLNMKSDSIRYKGVRFSNNRIESYSKNNKVNLVLKSDKINLTDSISINNYFMYLVSNDKNTKYNLEWNNKTVPNNAGKLFGRMIFENNTANISYEQFFLTVRDSTWNMITSGNTVVDSSGALTINPLVFANGIQKLSINGTLSNAPKDKLVFQLANFDLTQLSPFIGDALKVKGIVDGGFSLQKHSGNLVFSSKLNFNKLDINDNNLGQGELNAEYFNAYKYIYLDGFTTLGFTNFNGDVIKNISFNGYYYTDRKEESLDIGFNANPANLKILNRYLEGILSFKPCLIAGSAKITGTPAKPAINGNFKIILCEMKVDYLNVTYNVIGNVEVMPDQIRFEDLKIGDDVTKKTVFNGTLNGNIFHDNFKNMRIDYDLNFKNMLVLNKPRNETEPFYGKAYASGNVGIYGFINNVEIQITNAKTEKGTIFTIPLDNPSEVSETGFIKFVKKDTIKKADVLMKSGFTLDMQLTATPDAEAQIIFDEKSGDIIKARGKGDLRLKINNLGKFDMFGEYVITTGDYMFTLENFITKKFDIQKGSTINWSGSPYDAEINITANYKQRASIAPLFPYDSTGVYKRRYPVDCKLYMKETLLTPNISFGVDLPTIDENTLSKVKSLLIDEQELNRQVFSLLLLKSFVTPLQYSQGGGISAGSAIAANGTEMLSNRLSGWLNNLTKDVDIGVNYRPGSETSSDELDIALSKQLLNNRLSVDGNLGYNSNSQTSTNSTGLIGDVNIEYKLTEDGRYRVKGFNRSNDNTQITTSGGPFTQGVGAFYREEFESFDDLFKRYLKKIKSVGGKSKSQTPTEESQSNGG
- the tsaD gene encoding tRNA (adenosine(37)-N6)-threonylcarbamoyltransferase complex transferase subunit TsaD, which encodes MKNDEVYILAIESSCDDTSCAVLKNDAVLANVTANQKIHEQYGGVIPELASRDHQKNIVPVVDAAIQKAGVKISQISAIAFTKGPGLMGSLLVGASFAKSMAMALQIPLIEVNHMQAHILAHFIRENRSELGVGSPENVTKTTNYELRTPNFPFLCLTVSGGHTQIVKIHSHLDFELLGETIDDAVGEAFDKAAKIIGLPYPGGPMVDKLAQSGNPNKFTFSTPHVNDLNYSFSGIKTSFLYFIQNNVKTNPDFIKENINDICASYQNHLIKVLLHNIEIAAKRHHINDIAISGGVSANSELRKQLMALGEKNKWTVFIPPFEYCTDNAAMIGITAYYKYLKQDFCGLDEVPQARFGL
- the lpdA gene encoding dihydrolipoyl dehydrogenase, translating into MNYDVIVIGSGPGGYVTAIRASQLGFKTAIIEKENLGGICLNWGCIPTKALLKSAQVFEYLNHAKDYGISADNIKADFGAVIKRSRDVADGMSKGIQFLMKKNKIDVIMGTAKVKPGKKVEVKGADGKVTVYDGKHIIIATGARSRQLPNLPQDGKKIIGYREAMSLPKQPKSLVVVGSGAIGVEFAYFYATMGTKVTIVEFMPNIVPVEDEEVSKQLEKSFKKVGIEIMTEASVESVDTKGTDCKVHVKTKTGNVVLDSEIVLSAVGIAANIEGIGLEETGIKTDKGKILTDKYYATNVPGYYAIGDCVGGQALAHVASAEGITCVEKIKGMHVDPIDYNNIPGCTYCQPEIASVGFTEKKAKEAGYTVKVGKFPFSASGKAKAAGASDGFIKLIFDAKYGELLGAHMIGANVTEMVAECVAVRKLETTGHELIKTVHPHPTMSEAIMEAAAAAYGEVIHL